One genomic segment of Misgurnus anguillicaudatus chromosome 23, ASM2758022v2, whole genome shotgun sequence includes these proteins:
- the xpnpep1 gene encoding xaa-Pro aminopeptidase 1 isoform X1, translating into MAADAAMSPKITVELLRQLRHAMRNGKFITEPIQAYIIPSGDAHQSEYIAPCDCRREFICGFNGSAGTAIVTEQHAALWTDGRYFLQASQQMDNNWTLMKMGLKETPSQEDWLISVLPENSKVGVDPWIIAADQWKNMSKALSSAGHSLVAVQDNLIDAIWEDRPPRPSTKLITLALKYTGLTWQDKVVALRGKMAERKISWFVVTALDEIAWLFNLRGSDIEYNPVFFAYAIIGMNNIKLFVDSKRLLDPAVREHLELDGPSKPELTVQCFPYESVYTELQAVCAALTPKEKVWICDKASCAFTQAIPKIHRSAIPYTPLCLAKAVKNPTEIQGMKMAHIKDAVALCELFAWLEKEIPKGTVTEISAADKAEELRSQQKDFVGLSFPTISSVGSNGAIIHYRPLPETNRTLSLNEVYLIDSGAQYKDGTTDVTRTVHFGNPSDYEKECFTYVLKGHIAVSAAVFPNGIKGHLLDSFARAALWESGLDYLHGTGHGVGCFLNVHEGPCGISYKTFADEPLEAGMIVSDEPGYYEDGSFGIRLENVVLVVPFKTKYNFRNKGSLTFEPLTLVPIQLKMINTDLLTQKERDWLNDYHKECRETIGAELERQGRKEALDWLIRETQPIV; encoded by the exons ACGCTGCTATGTCCCCAAAGATCACAGTGGAGCTCCTCAGGCAGCTCCGACATGCTATGAGGAATGGCAAGTTCATCACAGAGCCCATTCAAGCTTACATTATCCCATCAGGAGATGCACACCAG AGTGAATACATCGCACCCTGTGACTGCCGTCGTGAGTTCATCTGTGGATTCAACGGCTCGGCGG gTACTGCTATTGTCACAGAACAACATGCTGCTTTGTGGACAGATGGGCGATATTTCCTGCAGGCCAGCCAGCAGATGGACAATAACTGGACTCTGATGAAAATGG GACTGAAGGAAACACCATCTCAGGAGGATTGGCTCATCAGCGTTCTCCCTGAAAACTCCAAAGTTGGAGTTGATCCATGGATTATTGCTGCAG ACCAGTGGAAGAACATGTCTAAAGCTCTGAGCAGTGCCGGTCACTCATTGGTTGCTGTGCAGGACAACCTTATCGATGCCATTTGGGAGGATCGGCCGCCCAGACCCAGCACCAAACTCATCACCCTCGCTCTCAAATACACAG gtCTCACTTGGCAAGATAAAGTTGTGGCATTAAGAGGGAAAATGGCAGAAAGGAAGATTTCCTGGTTCGTGGTCACAGCTTTGGATGAAATTGCGT GGCTGTTTAACCTTCGTGGGTCAGACATCGAGTATAACCCCGTCTTCTTTGCTTACGCCATCATCGGCATGAACAACATAAA GCTGTTTGTGGACAGCAAGCGTTTGTTAGACCCTGCGGTCCGAGAACATTTAGAACTGGACGGCCCGAGCAAACCCGAGCTGACcgtgcagtgtttcccatacgaATCTGTCTATACAGAACTGCAGGCTGTTTGTGCCGCCCTGACGCCCAAAGAAAAAGTCTGGATTTGTGACAAGGCCAGCTGTGCTTTTACACAGGCCATACCTAAG ATTCACAGATCTGCCATCCCTTACACACCTTTATGTCTGGCTAAAGCCGTCAAAAACCCCACAGAGATTCAGGGCATGAAGATG GCACATATCAAAGATGCGGTGGCGCTATGTGAACTGTTTGCCTGGTTGGAGAAAGAG atTCCGAAAGGCACGGTCACAGAGATATCTGCAGCAGATAAAGCCGAGGAATTAAGGAG TCAACAGAAAGACTTTGTTGGACTGAGTTTTCCAACCATCTCCAGTGTGGGATCCAATGGCGCCATCATACATTACCG TCCTCTCCCAGAAACCAACAGGACACTTTCTCTTAATGAGGTTTATCTCATTGACTCTGGGGCACAGTACAA AGACGGCACCACAGATGTGACCCGTACGGTGCATTTTGGAAATCCATCCGACTATGAGAAA GAATGCTTTACATATGTGCTAAAGGGACACATCGCTGTCAGTGCCGCAGTTTTTCCCAATGGGATCAAAG GTCACCTGTTGGATTCGTTTGCTCGCGCTGCTCTTTGGGAGTCTGGATTGGACTATCTTCACGGTACAGGTCACGGTGTTGGATGTTTCCTTAACGTTCACGAAGGTCCTTGTGGCATCAGCTACAAAACATTTGCTGACGAACCACTGGAGGCAGGGATGATTGTCAGTGATG AGCCTGGATATTATGAAGATGGATCCTTTGGGATTCGGCTGGAAAACGTTGTCCTGGTTGTTCCCTTCAAAACCAAA TATAATTTCAGGAATAAAGGTAGTTTGACTTTCGAACCCCTCACTTTGGTCCCTATTCAGCTGAAGATGATCAACACAGATCTGCTTACGCAAAAAGAG
- the xpnpep1 gene encoding xaa-Pro aminopeptidase 1 isoform X2 has translation MSPKITVELLRQLRHAMRNGKFITEPIQAYIIPSGDAHQSEYIAPCDCRREFICGFNGSAGTAIVTEQHAALWTDGRYFLQASQQMDNNWTLMKMGLKETPSQEDWLISVLPENSKVGVDPWIIAADQWKNMSKALSSAGHSLVAVQDNLIDAIWEDRPPRPSTKLITLALKYTGLTWQDKVVALRGKMAERKISWFVVTALDEIAWLFNLRGSDIEYNPVFFAYAIIGMNNIKLFVDSKRLLDPAVREHLELDGPSKPELTVQCFPYESVYTELQAVCAALTPKEKVWICDKASCAFTQAIPKIHRSAIPYTPLCLAKAVKNPTEIQGMKMAHIKDAVALCELFAWLEKEIPKGTVTEISAADKAEELRSQQKDFVGLSFPTISSVGSNGAIIHYRPLPETNRTLSLNEVYLIDSGAQYKDGTTDVTRTVHFGNPSDYEKECFTYVLKGHIAVSAAVFPNGIKGHLLDSFARAALWESGLDYLHGTGHGVGCFLNVHEGPCGISYKTFADEPLEAGMIVSDEPGYYEDGSFGIRLENVVLVVPFKTKYNFRNKGSLTFEPLTLVPIQLKMINTDLLTQKERDWLNDYHKECRETIGAELERQGRKEALDWLIRETQPIV, from the exons ATGTCCCCAAAGATCACAGTGGAGCTCCTCAGGCAGCTCCGACATGCTATGAGGAATGGCAAGTTCATCACAGAGCCCATTCAAGCTTACATTATCCCATCAGGAGATGCACACCAG AGTGAATACATCGCACCCTGTGACTGCCGTCGTGAGTTCATCTGTGGATTCAACGGCTCGGCGG gTACTGCTATTGTCACAGAACAACATGCTGCTTTGTGGACAGATGGGCGATATTTCCTGCAGGCCAGCCAGCAGATGGACAATAACTGGACTCTGATGAAAATGG GACTGAAGGAAACACCATCTCAGGAGGATTGGCTCATCAGCGTTCTCCCTGAAAACTCCAAAGTTGGAGTTGATCCATGGATTATTGCTGCAG ACCAGTGGAAGAACATGTCTAAAGCTCTGAGCAGTGCCGGTCACTCATTGGTTGCTGTGCAGGACAACCTTATCGATGCCATTTGGGAGGATCGGCCGCCCAGACCCAGCACCAAACTCATCACCCTCGCTCTCAAATACACAG gtCTCACTTGGCAAGATAAAGTTGTGGCATTAAGAGGGAAAATGGCAGAAAGGAAGATTTCCTGGTTCGTGGTCACAGCTTTGGATGAAATTGCGT GGCTGTTTAACCTTCGTGGGTCAGACATCGAGTATAACCCCGTCTTCTTTGCTTACGCCATCATCGGCATGAACAACATAAA GCTGTTTGTGGACAGCAAGCGTTTGTTAGACCCTGCGGTCCGAGAACATTTAGAACTGGACGGCCCGAGCAAACCCGAGCTGACcgtgcagtgtttcccatacgaATCTGTCTATACAGAACTGCAGGCTGTTTGTGCCGCCCTGACGCCCAAAGAAAAAGTCTGGATTTGTGACAAGGCCAGCTGTGCTTTTACACAGGCCATACCTAAG ATTCACAGATCTGCCATCCCTTACACACCTTTATGTCTGGCTAAAGCCGTCAAAAACCCCACAGAGATTCAGGGCATGAAGATG GCACATATCAAAGATGCGGTGGCGCTATGTGAACTGTTTGCCTGGTTGGAGAAAGAG atTCCGAAAGGCACGGTCACAGAGATATCTGCAGCAGATAAAGCCGAGGAATTAAGGAG TCAACAGAAAGACTTTGTTGGACTGAGTTTTCCAACCATCTCCAGTGTGGGATCCAATGGCGCCATCATACATTACCG TCCTCTCCCAGAAACCAACAGGACACTTTCTCTTAATGAGGTTTATCTCATTGACTCTGGGGCACAGTACAA AGACGGCACCACAGATGTGACCCGTACGGTGCATTTTGGAAATCCATCCGACTATGAGAAA GAATGCTTTACATATGTGCTAAAGGGACACATCGCTGTCAGTGCCGCAGTTTTTCCCAATGGGATCAAAG GTCACCTGTTGGATTCGTTTGCTCGCGCTGCTCTTTGGGAGTCTGGATTGGACTATCTTCACGGTACAGGTCACGGTGTTGGATGTTTCCTTAACGTTCACGAAGGTCCTTGTGGCATCAGCTACAAAACATTTGCTGACGAACCACTGGAGGCAGGGATGATTGTCAGTGATG AGCCTGGATATTATGAAGATGGATCCTTTGGGATTCGGCTGGAAAACGTTGTCCTGGTTGTTCCCTTCAAAACCAAA TATAATTTCAGGAATAAAGGTAGTTTGACTTTCGAACCCCTCACTTTGGTCCCTATTCAGCTGAAGATGATCAACACAGATCTGCTTACGCAAAAAGAG